A window of Haloarcula sp. DT43 genomic DNA:
TAGCGTTTCGGCAGGGCGTAGAGGAACCGGGGGTAGTGGACCTCGTAGGACCCCCATCGCTCGGTCTTCGGGACGCGCCGGTACTCGGAGAAGGGGCCGACCGGCGGGGCGTAGGGCGTCGGCGACACTACGTCGAGGTCTACCCCGGTTCGGTTGAGCGCGTCGAACGAGCGCTGATTGAACGGCGTCCGAACGGGGAAGACGTGGCTCGGGTGTTCCGTCGCACACCCGAGGACGCGGTAGGACGGCTGGGAGTCGGATTGTGAGGTGGTTTCGTCTGACATGTGGTGGTCGTCGCTGGGCGACGGTCGAGTAGGTTCGTCCTACCGTACGCTGAGTCCGGTGTTATGCTTTCCGGGGCGGCGACCGCTGCTCGGTCCGACTGGCAGCGCTCTCGTCTGCGGTTGCCGGCCTGTGGATGGGCTAGCCTACCGACAGCGTTATTCACGGACATCGCGAGAGATAGGCCGTGACAGGACAGCAACGCGGCGACGCCGTCGACCCGCTGGTGTCGGTCGTCGTCGTCACCTACAACTCCGGGCGGACCGTCGGCGAGACGCTGGCGTCGCTGGTAGCTCAGACCTACCCCGACGACCGCTACGAGATACTCGTCGTCGACGGCGGCAGCGACGACGACACCGCGGCCGTGGCCGCCGAGTACGGCGCGGCCTTCCATACCGTCGACGGCGGGACAATCGGCGCGTGCCGGAACCGCGGCGTCGAGGTGGCCGCCGGCGAGTACGTCGCCTTCACCGACTCGGACTGTGCCGTCCCCGCGACGTGGCTCCGCGCCCACGTCGAGCGAATCGCGGACACGGACGACCACATCGCCGGCGTCGGCGGCCCGAACCGGCCGTTCCCGGACGACCCCGCTTTTGCGAAGTTGGTCGGGAGCCTCCAGGGGACGGTGTTCGGGTCGGGCGGGTCGCCGCAGTCACACGCCATCGACCGGGTGCGGGAGGTCCGGTCGGTCGCGTGCTGTAACGTCCTCTACGACGCGGCTGTGTTCGATGAGCACCGCTACGACGGGGAGATAAACGTCGGCGAGGACGCGGAGTTTCACTTCCGGCTGAGCGAGGCCGGCTACCGCTTCGTCTTCGACCCGTCGATTGCCGTCTCGCACCACCTCTCGCCGGACTTCGGGTCGTTCTGCAAGAAGGGGCGCTCGTACGGCTACGCCATGGCGCGCATCCAGCGCCGTCACCGGAAAGTCGTCCGGTGGTACTCCGCGCTCCCGTCCCTGGCGCTCGGCGGCGGCACGGCGGCGGCGCTGGCGGACCTGGCGCGCCGGAAGGCCCGATACCTCCCCCTGCTCGCCCTGGCCTACCTCCTGGTCAGCGGCTACGCGACGGCGCAGGTCTACCGTGACAGACGGAGCCCGCTGGCCCTGCTCGTCCCGGTCATGCTCGCGGCCCAGTACGGCTACTACGGCGTCGGCTTCCTCGAAGGCCTGACCGCGCCTGACCCCGTCCCGCAGGAACTCCCCTAGGCTCGGTAGATGCCGATGGCCCAGTGGTGTTCGCCGACGACCTGGTAGCCGAGGCCGAGGTTGCCGTCGACGGCGCAGTGCCAGCCCTCGCCGTCGAACCACGGGTCGACCTGGTGCATCGCGCCGGTGTTCCAGCCCAGCCCGCCGGGCGGGTCCACGACCGGCGAGTCGGCCCGTTCGCGGTCCCGGTACGTTTCGGGCGTGAGTTCGGTAATCTCGTAGGCGTGGATTCGCTCGCCGTAGCGGCCGGCACAGTCCTGATAGAACGCGAGGACATGGTCGGGAAAGACGAGCGGCCGGCCTCCCGGTCGGGCCGCCGTCGGCCGCCCGGCCACGACAGGGTTGTCGGCGTGTGGCGTCCAGTCGGGCGCTTCGAGTTCGTCGCTGTAGTACGCGTAGAGGTCGGTCCCGTCGCCGATGAGCGCCCACCACCGTCCCTCCCAGCGGAACGGGCTGAAGTCGTGTAGCGGGGTCGCCGGCTGGAGGAGGTCGGCGACCGGTTCCCACTCGTCCGGGAACGACCTGGCCCGGTAGAGCGTCACGCCCGCGGGCCCCAGCTCCTTCGCCCACCGGTCGGGGACCATGTAGTACTCCCCGTCCCATCGGAAGACGTAGGGGTACGAGAGGTGTTCGTCCGTCTCCAGGACGACGCGGTCGTAGGTCCACTCGTAGCCGTCGTCGCTCTCGGCGTGGCCGATTGCGGCCGTCGGCCGGCGGTTCTGCGTGTATATCTCGAAGAATATGTGCCAGTCCCCCGCATCGGTCACGAAGAGGAACGGGTCGGCGACGCAGTCCGCTCGGCCGAAGTCGGTCACGTCGGCGGCGGTGAGGACGGGATTGATGTCGCCGGCCGGGACGAACCGCTCGGGCGCTCGCTCGGCATTTACGGGATAGGACGGCACGGTCTCGCTCGCGTACCGGCCCCGGATGTCCACCGGGTCGGGCCGTCGCCGTCGCTCGGGCGTGCGCATGTGGAGGCGCTCGCCGGTGTGCCAGGCCGCGCGCTCGACGAGCGTCGACGAGGCGAGGCGTCGCCGGAGTCCGGCAACGAGCGGGTCGGTCCGGTGGCGGGCGTGCGCGAGGAGTCGGTCGTGCGACCGGTCGGCGCCGTCGGGCGACGTATCGTCTGTCATACTACCTCACTCCGGGGTGATGGTACTTAACGACCGACGGAACCGCCGAGGTCAGAAGCCGGTCCCGGCGGTGCCGAGCGCCCGGAAGCCACCGGTCGACCCCTCGGTGTGGGTGACGGTCACGTCGTCGGGGGACCCCTCGTACAGCGACGGTTCGTCGGGGTCGACCGGATGCGCGAGGTTGACGACGGTGTTGGTGATGTCCGCCGCCGCGCCCAGTTCGATGTAGGGTCCGAGCACCTTGCGGTTGGGACCCCGGCCGTTGTAGCTGTCGTAGCCCAGTTCGTAGACGTAGTCGGCCACGCCGGTGACGTGTTTGACCGTGTCGATGACGGCCGTGCCGTGGCCGCGCAGGCGGACGATAGCGGGCGGGTCGGTTGGGTTCGTCGTCGGCTCCCAGTGGACGTGTCCGAACTCGATGAGGCTGTCCCACGTCTGGTCGATGGCCACGCCCGCCGACCCGCCCATCGTGAGCGAGTCGACGGTCTGGGTGCCGCCGCGGGTGAAAAACACCGTCGTGTTCCGCCCGCTGACGGTGGCGGTGGGGTAGGCCGCGATAGTCCCGAA
This region includes:
- a CDS encoding glycosyltransferase, translating into MTGQQRGDAVDPLVSVVVVTYNSGRTVGETLASLVAQTYPDDRYEILVVDGGSDDDTAAVAAEYGAAFHTVDGGTIGACRNRGVEVAAGEYVAFTDSDCAVPATWLRAHVERIADTDDHIAGVGGPNRPFPDDPAFAKLVGSLQGTVFGSGGSPQSHAIDRVREVRSVACCNVLYDAAVFDEHRYDGEINVGEDAEFHFRLSEAGYRFVFDPSIAVSHHLSPDFGSFCKKGRSYGYAMARIQRRHRKVVRWYSALPSLALGGGTAAALADLARRKARYLPLLALAYLLVSGYATAQVYRDRRSPLALLVPVMLAAQYGYYGVGFLEGLTAPDPVPQELP
- a CDS encoding glucosamine inositolphosphorylceramide transferase family protein, which codes for MTDDTSPDGADRSHDRLLAHARHRTDPLVAGLRRRLASSTLVERAAWHTGERLHMRTPERRRRPDPVDIRGRYASETVPSYPVNAERAPERFVPAGDINPVLTAADVTDFGRADCVADPFLFVTDAGDWHIFFEIYTQNRRPTAAIGHAESDDGYEWTYDRVVLETDEHLSYPYVFRWDGEYYMVPDRWAKELGPAGVTLYRARSFPDEWEPVADLLQPATPLHDFSPFRWEGRWWALIGDGTDLYAYYSDELEAPDWTPHADNPVVAGRPTAARPGGRPLVFPDHVLAFYQDCAGRYGERIHAYEITELTPETYRDRERADSPVVDPPGGLGWNTGAMHQVDPWFDGEGWHCAVDGNLGLGYQVVGEHHWAIGIYRA